One Rhodospirillales bacterium DNA segment encodes these proteins:
- a CDS encoding glucose 1-dehydrogenase has product MGRLDGRVAIVTGAGQGIGVAYAKSLAEEGARVAAVDILDPTRTVEIIKQQGGEAIGLTADVTDTKAVADMVAQTVDAFGHVDVLANNAAVFSVLERGHFMDITSDEWDKVMNVNTRGVFECVKAVVPEMRKQKYGKIINIASGTVFKGSPGLCHYVASKGAVIAMTRVMARELGADNIGVNALAPGMTMSEGVENKEEYINSTTPNTRCFKRHQLPDDLTGAMVFLASHDSDFMTGQTMLVDGGAAMH; this is encoded by the coding sequence ATGGGTAGGCTTGATGGACGCGTTGCGATTGTTACTGGTGCAGGACAAGGGATTGGCGTTGCTTATGCCAAATCTTTGGCAGAAGAGGGTGCACGCGTTGCAGCTGTGGACATTCTGGACCCCACACGGACGGTAGAGATCATCAAACAACAAGGCGGCGAGGCCATCGGCCTGACAGCCGATGTGACGGATACCAAGGCTGTGGCAGATATGGTGGCCCAAACCGTTGATGCTTTTGGTCATGTGGATGTTTTGGCCAACAATGCTGCCGTTTTTTCAGTGCTGGAGCGGGGCCATTTCATGGATATTACGTCCGATGAATGGGACAAGGTGATGAATGTTAATACCCGGGGCGTGTTTGAATGCGTGAAGGCCGTGGTCCCGGAAATGCGCAAGCAAAAATATGGCAAAATCATCAATATTGCCTCTGGCACCGTGTTCAAGGGGTCGCCTGGACTGTGTCATTATGTTGCCTCAAAGGGTGCGGTGATCGCCATGACCCGTGTGATGGCCCGGGAATTGGGCGCTGACAACATTGGCGTCAATGCCCTGGCACCGGGCATGACGATGTCTGAAGGGGTGGAAAACAAGGAAGAATATATTAATTCCACAACACCCAATACGCGGTGTTTCAAACGCCACCAGCTTCCCGATGATCTGACCGGGGCCATGGTGTTTCTGGCATCCCATGACAGTGATTTCATGACCGGCCAGACCATGTTGGTCGACGGCGGGGCGGCCATGCATTAA